A window of the Branchiostoma lanceolatum isolate klBraLanc5 chromosome 13, klBraLanc5.hap2, whole genome shotgun sequence genome harbors these coding sequences:
- the LOC136447270 gene encoding uncharacterized protein, producing the protein MSQYLGSSSVADTTTVAANLNVTILWDDGEGVSMYGPMTRLVVLVTVLSVVIIGGMLLVSFNLFLRTEPYGHRHISGHDDHNERYSAAVSHTGESLLYGHSDMMDFSELP; encoded by the exons ATGTCGCAGTATCTAGGAAGCAGTTCTGTAGCAGACACAACCACAGTGGCTGCGAATCTGAACGTGACTATTCTGTGGGACGACGGAGAGGGCGTCAGCATGTACGGACCGATGACTCGACTGGTCGTCCTGGTGACCGTGCTGTCAGTGGTCATCATCGGCGGGATGCTCTTGGTGTCTTTCAATCTCTTTCTCAG AACCGAGCCCTACGGCCATCGTCACATCAGCGGCCACGACGATCACAACGAACGCTACAGCGCGGCCGTGTCTCACACCGGCGAGTCCCTGCTATACGGGCACAGCGACATGATGGACTTCAGCGAACTGCCATAA